GCGTCTACAAGTACGTTGTCATGCCGATGCGGCTTATATAGATCGCTACGGCAGCTTGGTACTTTTTTAGGGGGACGATTGGGTTCGGGGAATCTCGCCCCGAGCCTGATGGAGACAAAGCTAAATGTTGTGGCGGCGAATTGAACGAGTCGTTGACCCGGAGGTTGTCATCGAAGGAGCTGGTGTTCGTCTCCGTCGGAGTATTGGTACAAGGTCGCTGGATCAGCTTGATCCTTTTCTGCTTTTGGATCACTTTGTTTCGACTGACCCACAGGATTACCGGGCGGGGTTTCCCTGGCATCCCCATCGGGGGATGGAAACAGTCACTTACGTCCTTTCCGGTGTTATTCGCCACAGGGACACGCTGGGAAACTCCGGTTCTATTGGAGCGGGAGAAGTTCAGTGGATGACGGCGGGACGGGGCATTTTGCACGAGGAGATGCCCGAGGTGCGCCCGGAGGGAATTGATGGATTTCAGCTCTGGGTGAATCTCCCGGCGCGGCTCAAGATGACGGCGCCCCGGTATCAAAATATTCCGGCGCGTGACATTCCGGAACTTCGGCGAGATGATGGCACGTGCATTCGGGTTATTGCCGGAACGGTGGAAGAGGCGAGGGGACCTATCTCGGGAATTGCTGTGGATCCACTTTATCTCGATATTTTTCTTCCCCCTCAAGCTGTGTTCATTCACCCGATTACGCCCGGCCATAACGCCTTCTCCTACATCTATGATGGTCAGGCTCTATGGGGAGGGGAAGGGGCTTCCTTTTCCTCTCCGCGATTGATTGTATGGGGCGACGGTGAGGCCATCATGGTGCGAACAGAGGAAGGGCCGGTACGGTTCTTGCTCGTGGCCGGTCGGCCTTTGAATGAGCCCGTCGTGCGTTATGGTCCCTTCGTAATGAGCACATGGGAGGAGATCGAAGAGACGCTTCGCGAGCTTCGTGAAGGAACATTTGCCGGTAAAGATAGCGGCTGAAGGTCACCGGCGCACTCTCTGGTGAGGATTTTCGCCAAGAACGTGTGATCTGGATGGAGAACGATGTTGTGTCTGGATTCTCTTTATCGTGGGAGTTGTGTTACACTACGGGCCGATGACAACGACGAGCTTGCTCAACGATCTGGCATTACGCGATGATATTGTTGCTTTGTTGGAACAGAATGATCGCCGGATTCCGATCAGCCTGATCGGTCGTGAGATTTTCCGTTTTCGCAATCCGCGCGTAGCGCACCTGCGGCACCTCCTGCTTCGGTTGTTCGCCGATGATCCCCGCTTGGTGGTACGGGAAGACGACTATCTTGAGCTGTTGCCGGACGAGCGGGAGTTTGCCCCTCTGAGCGCGAGCGAATACATCGTCCTGGATGTGGAAACGACCGGAATGAATCCCCGGATTGATCGGGTGATGGAGATCTCAGCTTTTCGGATTGCCCGGCGTGAACCACGAACTCCTCTCAGCATTACCGATGAGTTCACCACGCTCGTTCACCCGGAACGGGAGATCCCGCCCGCGATTACGTTGATGACCGGGATCACGAACGAAATGGTCGCTCGAGCGCCACGCTTTTGCGAGATCGCCGACGAACTGATTGCTTTCATCGGTTCGCGCGTGATCGTCGCACACAATGCCTCGTTCGACACGAATTTCCTCAACGCCGAGATCGGTCGAATCTACGGTCAACGCTTGGGGAACCTCTGTCTTTGCACGCTCAAACTCAGCCGCTCCCTTTTTCCCGAACTGGCCAACCATAAGCTTCCCACCATTGCCTATTACCTGGGAATCGAGATGGAAAATCATCATCGCGCCCGGGATGATGCCTGGGCGACAGCGAAGATGTTCCTCCGGATGCTCGATCTGCTCGAAGATCGGGGGATCGGGACGGTCTTTGAGGCGATGGAATTTCACCGCAAGAGGTCATCGCGGCGGGCTCTGTCTCGACAGAATCGCTATTTATGAAGGCGTCGGTGCTGGTGGCGGTGACGGACCTCTTTTTCCTCGCGCGGATTCAACGCGTGGCGGAGGAACTCGGGCTCACGGTCGTTCCGGTGCGAAATGTCGCTGACCTTCTGACCTGTGCCCGGAGCGAGCGCCCGGCAGCGATTATTTTCGACCTCATGGATCGGCGAATTGATGCGGAAGCGGCACTTGATGCCATCAAAGCGGATGACCAGCTCAAGGGAATTCCCACCGTTGGATTCTTCGCGCATGTCCATACGGAAGTGAAAGATCGAGCCCGTCGCGCGGGTTGTGATCGCGTGCTGCCCCGATCCGTCTTCATCCCGCAGCTTCCTCACCTTTTGATCGAGATCATCACCTCCGCCGCAGAAGGGCGTGAGCGTTGATCGAGGAGGTTCTGCCCAGAAGCCCGCTTTTTATACCCTCTCAAATTCCTGATCTTTCCCGACTGGGGACGTTCGCCGGACGCGATGCTGTGCTGCTCCTGCCGTCGAAATGACCGGTACTCCGTCTGAAGATCGTTGCAAAAAATGTAGCGCCAGGCGTCCGGCCTGCGTGTGCCCACCAAGTGAAAGGTGTGCGCTACGTTTTCCCGGGGACCTGATGTAAAATACCGCGCTCGCCAGCGACACATTTTTTTCCGGGAGGAGCGATCATGGGGCGACGGGAGAAAAAAGAAGTCGGCAGTTTCGATCCTCGGCACCACTGCCTTCAGGTCCTGAGAAAAACCGTGCGAGCGGTTGGTCGAATGGCAGTGGTCCTGCTGCTGGTGACGACGGCGTTATTTGGCTTCAGTCGGCTGCCCGAGCCGGCAGATCTCGTGCTCATCAATGGAAAGGTGGTCACGGTGGATTCGTCCCGGCCACAGGCCGAGGCCGTTGCCATCCTGGGCGATAAGATCGCTGCCGTGGGGACGACGCGGGAAATCGAAGCTTACATCGGTCCCCGCACGCGGGTCATTGATCTACAGGGGAAGCTGGTGATTCCCGGTTTTATCGAAGGGCATGGACACTTCACCGGGCTCGGTCGGTCGCAGATGATCCTCGATCTGACCCGCGCGCGCTCCTGGGATGAGATCGTCGCGATGGTGGCGGAGGCGGCCAAGAAAGCGAAGCCGGGGGCCTGGATTTTCGGCCGTGGCTGGCATCAGGAGAAATGGACCAAAGTTCCTCAGCCCAACGTGGAAGGCGTTCCTTTGCATCATGAACTGAGCCGCGTCTCGCCTCACAATCCCGTTCTTTTGACGCACGCCAGCGGTCATGCTGCTTTCGTGAATGCCCTGGCTTTGAAACTCGCAGGTATTGATGCCCAAACGCCCGATCCTCCCGGAGGTGAGATCGTCCGCGACAGAAACGGTGAGCCGACCGGAATGCTTCGGGAGCGCGCTCAGGGACTAGTTCAAGCGGCCGTTGCTCGTGCCGAGGCCGAGCGGTCCGCGGAAGAGAGAGAGGCCATACGACGCGAAGAAATTCGTCTCGCCGCCGAGAAGGCTCTGGCCAACGGCGTCACGACATTCCACGATGCCGGATCCTCGTTCCAGACGATTGATCTGTTCAAGAAGCTCGCCGACGAAGGCAAGCTTTCGGTGCGGCTCTACGTCATGGTGCGGGGCGAGACTCTCGAAGAGATGGCCCGGAAGCTGCCGCAGTATCGGTTGATTGGCTACGGGAACGGCTTTTTAACCGTGCGGGCGATCAAGCGACAGATTGATGGAGCGCTCGGCCCGCACGGAGCCTGGCTTCTGGAACCGTACGCCGATCTGCCCACGAGTCGTGGACTGGCGCTCGAATCCATCGAGGAAATCACCCGGACGGCCGAACTAGCACTTGAGCATGGGTTCCAGCTCAACACCCATGCCATCGGCGACCGGGCCAACCGCGAGGTCCTCAATATCTACGAGGCGGTCTTTCGTCGGCATCCGGGCAAAAAGGACCTGCGCTGGCGGATCGAGCATGCTCAGCATCTTCATCCCGATGACATTCCCCGTTTCGCGCGATTGGGCGTAATCGCCTCAATGCAGGGAATTCATTGCACCTCCGATGGACCCTGGGTCATCAAGCGGCTTGGTGAGAAGCGGGCGCGCGAAGGAGCGTATGTCTGGCGAAAGCTCTGGGATGCCGGCGTGGTCGTCACCAATGGAACGGATACGCCGGTCGAAGACATCAACCCCATCCTCAGTTTTTATGCCACGGTGACGCGCCGTCTGGCTGACGGTTCGAGTTTTTTCCCTGAGCAACGTCTCACCCGCGAAGAGGCGCTCAAATCCTACACCCTGAACAACGCCTACGCCGCGTTTGAGGAGAAAATCAAGGGATCGGTCACGCCGGGCAAGCTCGCTGACCTTGTCGTTCTCTCGCGTGACATTATGACCATCCCCGAAGACCAGATTCCGGGCACCGAAGTCATCTACACGATTGTTGGCGGCAAGATCGTCTACTCCCGGCAGAAGTGAGGAGGGGGAGTTCTTCTGCCACGAAGGAATCGTTCATGGAGCGATGACGGCCACCCTGAAACGATGAGAAACACGCACAGATTACCT
This genomic stretch from Blastocatellia bacterium harbors:
- a CDS encoding 3'-5' exonuclease, producing the protein MGVVLHYGPMTTTSLLNDLALRDDIVALLEQNDRRIPISLIGREIFRFRNPRVAHLRHLLLRLFADDPRLVVREDDYLELLPDEREFAPLSASEYIVLDVETTGMNPRIDRVMEISAFRIARREPRTPLSITDEFTTLVHPEREIPPAITLMTGITNEMVARAPRFCEIADELIAFIGSRVIVAHNASFDTNFLNAEIGRIYGQRLGNLCLCTLKLSRSLFPELANHKLPTIAYYLGIEMENHHRARDDAWATAKMFLRMLDLLEDRGIGTVFEAMEFHRKRSSRRALSRQNRYL
- a CDS encoding pirin family protein, with the protein product MLWRRIERVVDPEVVIEGAGVRLRRSIGTRSLDQLDPFLLLDHFVSTDPQDYRAGFPWHPHRGMETVTYVLSGVIRHRDTLGNSGSIGAGEVQWMTAGRGILHEEMPEVRPEGIDGFQLWVNLPARLKMTAPRYQNIPARDIPELRRDDGTCIRVIAGTVEEARGPISGIAVDPLYLDIFLPPQAVFIHPITPGHNAFSYIYDGQALWGGEGASFSSPRLIVWGDGEAIMVRTEEGPVRFLLVAGRPLNEPVVRYGPFVMSTWEEIEETLRELREGTFAGKDSG
- a CDS encoding amidohydrolase, whose product is MGRREKKEVGSFDPRHHCLQVLRKTVRAVGRMAVVLLLVTTALFGFSRLPEPADLVLINGKVVTVDSSRPQAEAVAILGDKIAAVGTTREIEAYIGPRTRVIDLQGKLVIPGFIEGHGHFTGLGRSQMILDLTRARSWDEIVAMVAEAAKKAKPGAWIFGRGWHQEKWTKVPQPNVEGVPLHHELSRVSPHNPVLLTHASGHAAFVNALALKLAGIDAQTPDPPGGEIVRDRNGEPTGMLRERAQGLVQAAVARAEAERSAEEREAIRREEIRLAAEKALANGVTTFHDAGSSFQTIDLFKKLADEGKLSVRLYVMVRGETLEEMARKLPQYRLIGYGNGFLTVRAIKRQIDGALGPHGAWLLEPYADLPTSRGLALESIEEITRTAELALEHGFQLNTHAIGDRANREVLNIYEAVFRRHPGKKDLRWRIEHAQHLHPDDIPRFARLGVIASMQGIHCTSDGPWVIKRLGEKRAREGAYVWRKLWDAGVVVTNGTDTPVEDINPILSFYATVTRRLADGSSFFPEQRLTREEALKSYTLNNAYAAFEEKIKGSVTPGKLADLVVLSRDIMTIPEDQIPGTEVIYTIVGGKIVYSRQK